In the Corynebacterium suedekumii genome, one interval contains:
- the tpiA gene encoding triose-phosphate isomerase: MARTPLIAGNWKMNLDFKQSIATVQKLDFALPKEYYEKVDVAVTVPFTSIRSVQTIVDGDKMKITYGAQDVSEHASGAYTGEVSAEMLAALGCTWVVVGHSERRQYHNETDEQVAAKAAAALGQGISPIVCVGEPLEIREAGTHVDYVVDQTRASLAGLDADQLGRTVIAYEPVWAIGTGKVASAADAQEVCAAIRGLVRELAGDEVADGIRILYGGSVKTDSVAEIVGQPDVDGGLVGGASLDGEDFAKLAANAASTVN, translated from the coding sequence ATGGCACGCACCCCCCTCATCGCTGGCAACTGGAAGATGAACCTGGACTTCAAGCAGTCCATCGCCACCGTCCAGAAGCTCGACTTCGCCCTGCCGAAGGAGTACTACGAGAAGGTCGACGTCGCCGTCACCGTCCCGTTCACCAGCATCCGCTCCGTGCAGACCATCGTCGACGGCGACAAGATGAAGATCACCTACGGCGCCCAGGACGTCTCCGAGCACGCCTCCGGCGCCTACACCGGTGAGGTCTCCGCCGAGATGCTCGCCGCCCTCGGCTGCACCTGGGTGGTCGTCGGACACTCCGAGCGCCGCCAGTACCACAACGAGACCGACGAGCAAGTCGCCGCCAAGGCGGCCGCCGCCCTCGGACAGGGCATCAGCCCGATCGTCTGTGTCGGCGAGCCCCTGGAAATCCGCGAAGCCGGCACCCACGTCGACTACGTCGTGGACCAGACCCGCGCGTCACTGGCCGGCCTCGACGCCGATCAGCTGGGCAGGACCGTCATCGCCTACGAGCCCGTGTGGGCCATCGGCACCGGCAAGGTCGCCTCCGCGGCCGACGCCCAGGAGGTCTGCGCCGCCATCCGTGGCCTCGTCCGCGAGCTCGCCGGTGACGAGGTCGCCGACGGCATCCGCATCCTCTACGGCGGTTCCGTCAAGACCGACTCCGTGGCCGAGATCGTCGGCCAGCCCGACGTCGACGGCGGCCTCGTGGGCGGTGCCTCGCTCGATGGCGAGGACTTCGCCAAGCTCGCCGCCAACGCCGCTTCCACGGTCAACTAA
- the pgk gene encoding phosphoglycerate kinase — MTVKTLQDLLDEGVEGRHILVRSDFNVPLNDAGEITDAGRITASLPTLQALVEGGAKVIVMAHLGRPKGEVNSRYSLAPVAEALSEALGQYVALAGDVVGEDAHERANGLTDGDVLLLENVRFDPRETSKDEAERGEFADQLAELAADNGAFVSDGFGVVHRAQASVYDVAKRLPAYAGTLVEKEISVLEKTATQPEQPYVVVLGGSKVSDKLGVIEALAGKADKIVIGGGMCYTFLAAQGHNTQKSLLQEEMIDTCKDLLERFGDKIVLPVDLVAAAEFSADAEHKVVGLDEIPEGWLSPDIGPESVKKFADVLATSKTVFWNGPMGVFEMEPFSKGTEGVARAIIDATADNGSFSVVGGGDSAASVRVLGLDEDGFSHISTGGGASLEFLEGKELPGVSVLDR, encoded by the coding sequence ATGACCGTCAAGACCCTGCAGGATCTGCTCGACGAGGGCGTCGAGGGCCGCCACATCCTCGTCCGCTCCGACTTCAACGTCCCGCTCAACGACGCCGGTGAGATCACCGACGCCGGCCGCATCACCGCCTCCCTGCCCACCCTCCAGGCACTGGTCGAGGGCGGCGCCAAGGTCATCGTCATGGCCCACCTCGGCCGCCCGAAGGGTGAGGTCAACTCCAGGTACTCCCTCGCCCCGGTCGCCGAGGCCCTGTCCGAGGCCCTCGGCCAGTACGTCGCCCTGGCCGGCGACGTCGTCGGCGAGGACGCCCACGAGCGCGCCAACGGCCTCACCGACGGTGATGTCCTCCTCCTGGAGAACGTCCGCTTCGACCCGCGCGAGACCTCCAAGGACGAGGCCGAGCGCGGCGAGTTCGCCGACCAGCTCGCCGAGCTGGCCGCCGACAACGGTGCCTTCGTCTCCGACGGCTTCGGCGTCGTCCACCGCGCCCAGGCCTCGGTCTACGACGTGGCCAAGCGCCTCCCGGCCTACGCCGGCACCCTGGTGGAGAAGGAGATCTCCGTCCTGGAGAAGACCGCCACGCAGCCGGAGCAGCCCTACGTCGTCGTCCTCGGCGGCTCCAAGGTCTCCGACAAGCTCGGCGTCATCGAGGCACTGGCCGGCAAGGCCGACAAGATCGTCATCGGCGGCGGCATGTGCTACACCTTCCTCGCCGCCCAGGGCCACAACACCCAGAAGTCGCTCCTCCAGGAGGAGATGATCGACACCTGCAAGGACCTCCTCGAGCGCTTCGGTGACAAGATCGTCCTCCCGGTCGACCTCGTCGCCGCCGCGGAATTCTCCGCAGACGCCGAGCACAAGGTCGTCGGCCTCGACGAGATCCCCGAGGGCTGGCTGTCCCCGGACATCGGCCCGGAGTCCGTGAAGAAGTTCGCCGACGTCCTCGCCACCTCCAAGACCGTGTTCTGGAACGGCCCCATGGGTGTGTTCGAGATGGAGCCCTTCTCCAAGGGCACCGAGGGTGTCGCCCGGGCCATCATCGACGCCACCGCTGACAACGGCTCCTTCTCCGTCGTCGGCGGCGGCGACTCTGCCGCCTCCGTCCGGGTCCTCGGCCTCGACGAGGACGGGTTCTCCCACATCTCCACCGGTGGCGGCGCCTCCCTCGAGTTCCTCGAGGGCAAGGAACTGCCGGGCGTCTCCGTCCTCGACCGCTAA
- the gap gene encoding type I glyceraldehyde-3-phosphate dehydrogenase, translating to MTTRVGINGFGRIGRNFYRAVLDRSQDIEVVAVNDLTDNKTLSTLLKYDSILGKIDGEVEFDDESITVGGKRIAVSAERDPKNLDWAAHDVDIVIESTGFFTDAEAAKAHIDAGAKKVIISAPAKNEDATFVYGVNHQDYDPENHNVISAASCTTNCLAPMAKVLDEKLGIEKGLMTTIHAYTGDQRLHDAPHKDLRRARAAAVNIVPTSTGAAKAVSLVLPQLKGKLDGYALRVPVITGSATDLTFTASRETTVEEVNAFIKEAATGEYGETLAYTEDPIVSTDIVTDPHGSIFDAGLTKVIGDQVKVVAWYDNEWGYTCQLLRLTELVANKL from the coding sequence GTGACAACCCGCGTTGGCATCAACGGCTTCGGCCGCATTGGTCGTAACTTCTACCGCGCCGTGCTCGACCGCAGCCAGGACATCGAGGTCGTCGCCGTCAATGACCTGACCGACAACAAGACCCTGTCCACGCTGCTCAAGTACGACTCCATCCTGGGCAAGATCGATGGCGAGGTCGAGTTCGACGACGAGTCGATCACCGTCGGTGGCAAGCGCATCGCCGTCTCCGCCGAGCGCGACCCGAAGAACCTCGACTGGGCCGCCCACGACGTCGACATCGTCATCGAGTCCACCGGCTTCTTCACCGACGCCGAGGCAGCCAAGGCCCACATCGACGCCGGCGCCAAGAAGGTCATCATCTCCGCCCCGGCGAAGAACGAGGACGCCACCTTCGTCTACGGCGTCAACCACCAGGACTACGACCCGGAGAACCACAACGTCATCTCCGCCGCGTCCTGCACCACCAACTGCCTCGCCCCGATGGCGAAGGTCCTGGACGAGAAGCTGGGCATCGAGAAGGGTCTCATGACCACGATCCACGCCTACACCGGTGACCAGCGTCTGCACGACGCCCCGCACAAGGACCTGCGTCGCGCCCGCGCCGCCGCCGTCAACATCGTGCCCACCTCCACCGGCGCCGCCAAGGCCGTCTCCCTGGTCCTGCCGCAGCTCAAGGGCAAGCTCGACGGCTACGCCCTCCGCGTCCCGGTGATCACCGGTTCCGCCACCGACCTCACCTTCACCGCCTCCCGCGAGACCACCGTGGAGGAGGTCAACGCCTTCATCAAGGAGGCCGCCACCGGTGAGTACGGCGAGACCCTGGCCTACACCGAGGACCCGATCGTCTCCACCGACATCGTCACCGACCCGCACGGCTCCATCTTCGACGCCGGCCTGACCAAGGTCATCGGCGACCAGGTCAAGGTCGTCGCCTGGTACGACAACGAGTGGGGCTACACCTGCCAGCTGCTGCGCCTGACCGAGCTGGTCGCCAACAAGCTCTAG